A genomic stretch from Bacterioplanes sanyensis includes:
- a CDS encoding alanine racemase codes for MNQDAYFSALSTALHAAHVARPTLVIDKQRLDANIDHLLEIINRGFAYRIVAKSLPSVPMLDYLMRRTGSNRLMCFHLPFMMQLVEQFPAADILLGKPMPVAGAQRFYDWYQSRAEFLCFDPDIQLQWLIDSRQRLQQYEDMARRSNTRLRVSLEIDVGLHRGGFQCDQEFSRAIEHIERSEFLQLAGLMGYEAHISKIPAWLGGSNKAYAQVQQQYQAFCHVITEQLGPDALDDLCLNTGGSTTYPLYGEAGPQNEISIASALVKPTDFDVDTLEHHQAAAFIATPVLKRITDPDIPMAAGLSGWLRRFGLIKRQACFIYGGNWLASPCYPANAKRSAVLGHSSNQEMYELPDDCLPDVDDFFFLRPSQSEAVFLQFGELAIYHQGSITDWWPVLDYPKAEHTDPHTPLFAQRPAMIEKG; via the coding sequence TGCACGCCGCTCATGTTGCCCGCCCGACGCTGGTCATTGATAAACAGCGGCTGGATGCCAATATTGATCATTTGCTGGAAATTATTAATCGCGGCTTCGCCTATCGCATTGTTGCCAAGTCGCTACCCAGCGTGCCAATGCTGGATTATCTGATGCGCCGCACCGGTAGCAACCGACTGATGTGCTTTCATTTGCCGTTTATGATGCAACTGGTCGAGCAATTTCCCGCCGCGGATATTTTATTGGGCAAACCCATGCCCGTGGCTGGCGCGCAACGCTTTTACGACTGGTATCAAAGCCGCGCCGAATTTTTATGTTTTGATCCGGATATCCAGCTGCAATGGTTGATCGACAGCCGCCAGCGGCTGCAGCAATACGAGGACATGGCACGGCGCAGCAATACGCGCCTGCGCGTCAGTTTGGAAATAGACGTTGGTTTGCATCGCGGTGGCTTTCAATGCGACCAGGAATTTAGTCGCGCCATAGAGCACATTGAGCGCAGCGAATTTCTGCAACTGGCGGGGCTCATGGGCTATGAAGCACACATCAGTAAAATCCCGGCCTGGCTCGGCGGAAGCAATAAAGCCTACGCTCAAGTGCAGCAGCAGTACCAAGCGTTTTGCCACGTCATTACCGAGCAACTCGGGCCTGATGCATTAGACGACTTATGTCTGAACACCGGCGGCAGTACCACCTACCCGTTGTACGGTGAGGCTGGCCCGCAAAATGAAATATCCATCGCTTCGGCCTTGGTCAAACCCACCGACTTTGACGTCGACACATTGGAGCATCACCAAGCAGCGGCCTTTATTGCCACACCGGTATTAAAGCGTATTACTGACCCAGATATTCCCATGGCAGCTGGCCTGTCGGGTTGGCTGCGACGCTTTGGGCTAATCAAACGCCAAGCATGTTTTATTTACGGCGGCAATTGGTTAGCCAGCCCGTGCTACCCAGCTAACGCCAAGCGCTCTGCAGTGTTGGGCCACTCCAGCAATCAGGAAATGTACGAACTGCCGGACGACTGTTTGCCGGACGTCGACGACTTTTTTTTCCTGCGCCCTAGCCAAAGCGAGGCTGTTTTCCTGCAATTTGGTGAACTTGCTATTTACCACCAAGGCAGCATTACCGATTGGTGGCCAGTATTAGACTACCCCAAAGCAGAGCACACTGACCCGCACACACCACTGTTTGCTCAACGTCCCGCCATGATAGAAAAAGGATAA
- a CDS encoding DUF819 family protein — translation MTLAVACAFVIVPILIIVLCQRIPWLDKLGVVVLSFGLGIALAAILQPNQWLADGQLLALQSQTSEIAIALALPLLLFSIDVKASLTMAGDTGKAMAIALVAVIVTSAIGAVMFQGHLEQIWQVAGMSVGAYTGGGPNMAAIKTAIEADDNIFVTMTTYDILMSSLFLLFVMTLAKPLFSKFLRPFQSHSEHAYHDDSAFSHMADETANAYRALLSRQTLWPTLQAFLLAAVVVGLAVVVAGLFPASMQSTLTIICITSFGLAASFIPYVRALANSFQLGMFLILVFCFTMGTMTDTSIITQLNVDLFLYIGFILVGSMLLQALMCRWLDIDTDTFLITSSAAIMSVPFIPVIAGALKNRDIILPGFAAAIIGYAIGNYLGVMVAYAVRYLTA, via the coding sequence GTGACTCTCGCCGTTGCCTGTGCTTTTGTGATCGTTCCCATCCTGATTATTGTTTTATGCCAACGCATTCCTTGGCTGGATAAACTCGGCGTGGTGGTATTGTCGTTTGGTTTGGGCATTGCCCTGGCCGCCATCCTGCAACCCAACCAATGGCTGGCCGATGGCCAATTATTGGCGCTGCAAAGTCAAACCTCAGAAATTGCCATCGCCCTGGCGCTGCCACTGCTGCTGTTTTCCATTGATGTTAAAGCCTCGTTAACCATGGCCGGTGATACCGGCAAAGCCATGGCCATTGCCCTGGTGGCGGTGATTGTTACCAGTGCTATTGGTGCGGTGATGTTTCAAGGACATTTAGAGCAAATATGGCAAGTGGCTGGCATGTCGGTCGGTGCTTATACCGGCGGCGGGCCAAACATGGCGGCAATAAAAACGGCGATCGAAGCCGACGACAATATTTTTGTGACTATGACAACGTACGATATTTTAATGTCATCGTTGTTTTTGCTGTTTGTCATGACGCTGGCGAAGCCATTGTTTTCCAAATTTCTGCGCCCATTTCAAAGTCACAGCGAGCACGCCTATCACGACGACAGTGCCTTTTCTCACATGGCCGACGAAACCGCCAATGCCTATCGTGCGCTGTTGTCGCGGCAAACCCTGTGGCCAACGCTGCAAGCCTTTTTACTGGCGGCCGTTGTGGTTGGTTTGGCAGTAGTGGTTGCGGGTTTATTTCCTGCCTCGATGCAATCAACACTGACGATTATCTGCATTACCAGCTTTGGCCTGGCAGCGTCGTTTATTCCCTATGTGCGAGCACTCGCCAACAGCTTTCAATTGGGCATGTTTTTAATTCTGGTATTTTGTTTCACCATGGGCACCATGACAGACACCAGCATTATCACCCAGCTGAATGTGGATTTATTCCTCTACATTGGCTTTATTCTGGTCGGGTCGATGTTGTTGCAGGCCCTTATGTGCCGCTGGCTCGACATAGATACGGATACGTTTTTAATTACCTCGTCCGCCGCCATCATGTCGGTTCCTTTTATTCCGGTGATCGCCGGCGCACTGAAAAATCGCGA